The sequence CAGAGAGAAGATCTCTATGGATGAACTTGGTCATGGACTCCCCTCACTCCCCTACGTTGTGGGTTTTGATCGGTGATTTTAACCCTACTTTGTACTCCCATGAAAAAAGTGGGCCTGGCGTATTCATTCTGAGATTTACCACAGAATTTAGTGCTATGGTGGATGCTTGCTTCATGGCTCAAGTTCCCTCAATTGGAAGGAAATATACATGGAGCAACAGCAGGAGAGCAGGAAATGTTAGCGCTGTGCTTGACAGGAGCTTTTGCAATGAGGAATGGCTGGCTAAATTTTAAAACTACTAGCAGAAGGTTCTGCCTAGAATTGGTTCTGACCATACCCCTCTGGTATTATCTTCTGAGGTAAGCCTACACCCTTACAACTACCCTCTCCGTTTCCATCAGTTTTGGATGGAGCACGAAGATTTCAATAGGGTGGTGATGACTTCTTGGTCTGAATGGATTTTGGGGTCTCCCATTTTTGTCCTAACATCCATACTTAAGTATTTGAAAGAGGTCCTGAAGACCTAGGCGAGGTCTTCCTTTCCCCATCTTGACAGGGTGTTGGATGATGCGAAGAATTCCTTTTCTCTGATTCAGGGCTAGATTGAGAGAGATGGTATGAATGAGCATCTTTTTTCTCTGGAAGCTGATGCAAAGATGACCTTGATCAAGACCCTGGAGAATCATGAGTGTATATGGctgaaaaagcaaaaaatagatGGCTAAAATTTGGGGACAGAAATTCCAATTTTTTCCATCTTTCTACTAAGATgcgaagaaataaaaatatgattagATATCTCAAAAAGCTAGACGAGGAAATTGTGGAAGGGTAAAATCAGCTGGGAGAATTTATTGTTGACTTTTATGAGAGATTCCacagggctgcccctatggtgGAATATGTGCAATTAGCTTGGACTCGCTCCCAGCAATTATTGGACTGTATTCCAAGGATCCTAAACCAGGCTAACTACTATAGCTTGGACTTGCTCCTAGGGAATGTGGAAATTAGCAAGGAGGCGTGGGAGCTTGACCCAGACAGTTCTCCCAGCCCCGATGGGTTCTCCGGagcattttttcaaaaaatgttGGGATTAGGTTAAAAACGAGGTGTGTAATGCTGTTAGATGGTTCTTTAGCATGAATTCTATGTCTAACAGGGTGAACAATAATTTTCTGGTCTTAATTCCCACATTGGACAGTGCAGATACTTTGGATAAATATCACCCCCTCtgtatgggaaattttttctgcaaaataatttataaattgaTGGCTTTACACTTGGAGTCTCTCCTCCCTAGACTGATATCAGAAAAGCAAGGAGCtttccaaaaaggaaaattgatccACGATAATATCAGTGTGGCCTTTGAGTTGGCCAATTTAGTGTTCTAAGTGACTAGAGGGGGCGGCCTTGGTTTGAAAATAGATATCAGAAAAGCTTATGACACAATTGCTTGGAACTTCATCTTCTAGGTTTTGCGGAGGTTTGGATTCTCTGAGTAGTGGATTCGTTGGCTTCactagcttctaatttcaacTAAAATATCAATCCTGGTGAATGGAGGTCCTCAGGGATTTTTTGGGGCGGAACGTGGTCTTCGTCAAGGTGACCCCATATCCCCAATGATACTTATTATAGCGGAGGAAGTGCTTTCTAGGGGATTGTCGCAGTTGGTTCAAAGCAAAGGGTTGAAGGCGATTAATGGGCCTAGAGGAGCTCCTACGCCTAGTCATATCCTCTTCGCTGATGACATATTCATCTTCACCAACGCCTCTCTAAGGTATGTTAGAAATTTAGAAAAAACTTGATTCAGTATTAGGACTTCTCGAGGCAGTGCAtcagtttagaaaaaaaaaaaaagctcttcCTTAGCAAGATTTCTCATGCTCCAAAGCAGATCATAGCAGACACTCTGGGAATTCAGATATGCTCCTTCCCTACTCAATATCAGGGGATCAAGATTTTTAATGGCAAAGTGAAGAAGGAGGCACTCTTACCTGTGATGGATAAGGTGAAAGGGCAGCTGGCTGGTTGGAAAGGCATCCTTCTATTGATGGCAGGGAGAACGAAGCTAGTTCGTTTAGTTATTTCTAGCATTTCGAATCATAGCTTCGCTATATATTGGTGGCCTTCCTCGCTTCTCGCAgtgatggagaggtggatgcaGTACTTTATTTGGACAAGAGACGTTATGGAGTGGTGGGGCCCAATTTCTGTGATAGATGAAATTTAGACATTGGTTGTTCCTCCTCTCAGCTTTAACGCCAAGGTGGGGGAGTTCATTAGAAATGGGGAATGGGCCCTCCCTCAGGTGAATTCGGAAGAGCTGAGAAATATCTTTAAGAAAATCCAGAAGGTGACGCTCCCTGTAGATATAATTGAAGATAAGTGTATTTGGAAATTGGCACTTTTGGGTTCTTTCTCTACTGCCTCGGCATGGGAAGACATCAGAAAAAAGGGGTCAAAAATTCAATGGTGCTTGCTAGTGTGGCCAAAAAGTCTTACCCGTAGGTACTTTGCCCTAAGGTGGCGATTGGCCCATAGGAAGCTTCCTACAGACGAGCAGATCAAAGGCAGGGGACCTCCCTTGCCTCCAAGTGTGTGCTCTGCAAGCAGGCTGAAGAGAGCACTGGTCACATCTTTCTTAGTTGTGCTTTCTCTTGTTCGGTATGGAaaaaatttgttgaatttttttatgtagGCTAGCAGCAGCATCAGGTGATGGATGATTTGTTTTCATGGAGGAAAGACAAGGCCCATGTAATAAATCTAAAAAGTCTGTGGCTTATAAGTTTTTCTATTTTGGCGGCAAACATTTGGTGGGAGAGGAATAGAAGAAACCACGAGAACTCATCCAGAAGTGTAGGGCAGATTTTTTACTTTAGCCACCAAAAGCTTGTTCTTTGCCTAGGGTGGTCAAAGGGGAAGGTTAAAATGCCCAACGATGTTTTTTACTATAGGAGGTGGTCATGGAAGGGATCTTGATGGCTAGGTCACTAGGAGTTAGTGGTCCGTGGATTGAATAGGACTCGTCTGCGGTGGTAGCTGCTGTTCATTCCTATGGTTCATTCTCCAAAGATGGCTCCATGCTTCCCTCTTCTTAAAGTCTATCCCCTGGAAGATTTctcactgttttcgtgaagctaacCCGGTAGCAGGTTTTCTAGCTAAAAAGGCGTCAAAATCTGAGCTCTATAAATCTTTGGTGTCCTTCCCAAGACACATTGTTGAGGACTTGGAAAATGATGTTTTGGATAGGCATAGATATCGGCTTTGTTAGGGTGCTGCTTGCTCCCTCTGCTGATggtcatgccgaaggtggaggatTTAAGTTGTTCTAGTGGTCTCGGCCTGTCTTTatgcaattttgatttttttttctcttcccctttaatgaaataatcttctagcaaaaaNGGTTAGAAAAAATACCAAGACATTAGTGCAGCATTTAGCATGGATATTTATTATTCTACTGGATTTACAGGAAGTTAATGAGGACCTGAGTTACCAATCATCTTATTGTACATGACTCATTTATAAGTATATGAACATTTTTCTTCACATTAAGAATGAAtgcttatcaaaaaaataataataataataataataataataataatgaatgaatgatttgtttaccaaaaataataataataatggatgAGTCGATTAAAGACATTTAGGATGAAACTCAAATAATTATACACATGCATTCAAATATCAAATAATATTTATGCATAGGAGAAAGAATTATGCTGGTCTAGCATTTCCCACGCCCGACTTTTTAGGGGGGCTTTGAAAAGACATGCACACCCTCTAAAAACAGGAAAAACACTAGATCAGCAAGATTCCTCCTCCCAATATTTATATGCATTATGTACTATAACTTGTTTTTGGCAGATGATATCAAGATGTGCATGTGGTGTGGATGATGCACATGAAGTGACAGTAGCCTTGCTTGATTCACTACATGATTACTCTTGGGCGGCTCAAATAGTGTTGCTAGTGGCTGCATTTGCAATCAGCTTTGGCGAGTTTTGGCAAACCGTGGAACCACCCTTGACTGCAGAAGAAGATCATCTATCACGATCAATATGTCTACTTAAGCGACCTCATTGTTTGATCCAAGCAACTGATTCCGTGAAGTCTGGCCTTGAATCTATGAGGACTTTGGTGGAAAGAATTTGGGAGTTGACCAAATGGCTtgttgaatttgaaaaggaattCGCTACCAGTTGGTATGCTACATATAAAAAGAGTAACGCTGCTATTGAATATCCAGAAGTACTTGTTATTGGGTACCAGGTTGTGTATAGTGTTGTCACCTGCCTCTTTCATGACATTGCATTGGTGAGAATGAACAAAGAGTAAGAATATCATATCCTACCCATACCCCTATCTCTACCTAcgtccacatcctctgcagccACCACaaaggtgcagtgagcatccggTGGCTGGGAGCCCCTTAGGGTGTGTGTTCGAATGCTCACTGCAACATTGCAGTGGCTTCAGAGGTTGTGGACTGATGACCCCTACCCTTACAGTCCAaaatgaatgagattttttggtACCCAGTAAAAGACCCCCTCAATATTATCATTGTTGTTTTTCAGGTACACAACTTTAGCCACTGAGTTCCAACAAATGAGAAAGTCTTCAGAGACACTAGCTTTTCTTCAATCTTATATCTatgcaagaagaagaatgtaCGCCATTGGTCTCCATGCTCAATACAGTGAGTTCGTACCCACTAATTGACAGTTGAAATTACTCTATAGTTTTTACTCTTAACTAATCATGTCTTTATGATTGAGGATATTCTGGGCAATTAGAAATAGGTTAAgctttttcctatatatattcTGATATTCTTTCTTGTGACAGTGATCGATACTGGACCTAGTTATCTAAACATTCTAAAGTTCATGTCTGGGTTGATCTCTCAAACAGGAGAATTGGTTCTAAGTCATGCTACCAAAGGAAAGGTTAGATTGATGCAAAGTTCATATCTGACTTTAATGTATATGTTGCCAGCATTCCTCTGCCACATTCTCAGTAGATGAGAATTTACTGAGGATCTAAGTTGCAGATAAATTACTGCTTGAACTAATGTTCTATGGCTGTGGTGTTATACAGGAAACATtctttaccaaaataaaaaagttacAGGTAACATTGGAAAAGCTCACAGGCAAGTGCATTGCCTTGTTCATCTCAGATTTCAAAGTCCAAAAGGAAGAATTTCCATCACTCATAAAAACTTACAAAGCTGCTTCGAACAACCCAAACACATGTTTTGAAGTTGTTTGGGTGCCGATGGTGGATCAATCTACTACTTGGACTGAAGACAACAAAAGAACAGTTTCTAACATGGGCACTTCCATGCCTTGGTATTGGGTATCAGATCCTTCCACCATTAAAATTTCATTCCTGCAACATGTGAAAGAAGAATGGCATTTCCAGGGGAAGCCCATATTGGTGATCCTTGACATGGGAGCTGGCCAGATCAAACACACCAATGCTCTTCCCATGATGGAGTTTTGGGGTCCTTCAGCCTACCCTTTCTCaataaaagatgaagaaaggCTCCAAGAAGGACTTAGCCGTGCGATTGACTTAATGTTTTCCACCAACGAGCCAAACATGGACAAATGGGTAATGAATCTCATCTCTTAAATGTTAGGATATACAAGCATCGTCTTAACTCCTTATCTTTAGTCTTAATGTCTCTCTCATAATGGGTTCAGTTATTAATAGGTCCACACATAACAATACAGACTTTACACAATATAGAATGGTATACCAAAGCCACTATCCATTAAGTAAAACATCTCCCACATAGGACTCCACTCAACCATATCATTCAGTCAACACCCATCCAACTAGTTCATACATATACAATGACTGGATGCTAGCCCACATATAGAAATATGTTtcattaaatttattttcttatgtgtcttaaaaccaaaatctgCAAGGATCATTTCCAATTCActttagtttcatttttataGGTTGAGGAAGGGAAGATCATATGCTTCTATGGAAGCCATAACGAAGAATGGATAAGAAAATTTCTCCATAAGCTAGAAAATATTACTACGCAAACAAATTTGAAAATGGAGATTACATATGTTGGCacaaacaagaaggaagaagaattgTCAAGGATCTTGGCCATCATCAAGGACATGAACAAGAGTAGGGTTTGGCCTGAGGAAAGAATCCTATCATTTTGGCACACTTGGAAGAAGATAAGAGGCCCCAAGAAGATCTATTTTTCAATGTGGAAAGAGATCATTAACATATTAAGTTATGATGAGTATGAGGATGGGTGGGCTCTAATTTTCCAAGACTCCAAACAAGAAGTTGTCAAATCCAGTGGGACCAAATTGATCGAATGTTTGGACAGCTTTGTGACACGTGgatcaagaattgaagaacctAAGAATTTTCTAAAAGAGCTAAATGAAGAACTACGGGTGAAGTATGATACAGAACATTGCTGCAGTGGCATGAAGGTCCCAACTAGTGATGGTTCTGTACAGGTTCACTGTATGGAATGTGGTCGCTTTATGGATTAATCAGACTCACATTTAACTGAGGCCTCAATGTGAGTCTGATACTCTGGGCCGGGCCCAAAGTTCAAAAGCCAAAAAGCTCGTGAATGAACCCTAGTTTGTGGGTTAATTATAGGCCAAAGTTCATATGATCATGGATCAGagcccaaaatccaaaatctatCTAGAAACCCATCCATATAAGgagaaatataaatataattttcCACTTGCAAGCATTAATAAGCAAGAGACACATAAATGTGTGATATGGTTGACAATGCCcttattatatgttaataataaaaaaattaattggaaaagatatgcatagtttaggttttttttttttgtgttgggggggggggtggggggtagGGGGTAGGGGGTAGGGGTGGATCCATTTTTTCGATAAGCTTTCTTTGTGTAAACCAAGTTTGTGCCAACATAATTAATTAGCTTAAGTTTTTTGTTAATCTTTTTTAACTGTACTGGAACATGAACTCAGAAAGCAGACATTGTCCTATTTGAAATTTGAACACATAATATGGAATCACGGGAATTGAAAACTATCTAAACTACGGGATATAAAAATCAAACTCTTTAAATGATATGTTGTGATTCTATATGGTTAATATAAATTGTTCCCACACCATGGGTTtgcataaatataaaaaataaaaattggagtaTAAATTTATATTGTATCATATCAATTACATGTGATACACATGAGGGGGAAGAAAGATAAAACCCCCTATGCCCTTCTTATTCAAGCACTCTCATTGGTTGAGTCATTAGTTCTGGAAAAATTGACGGCATGCCTAACCTATTTCATATAACTTATCAATTTCATAGATCGAAAAAGATAAACTCTAGCATACCTTTTCCCTTAAGTAACCGCTAGTGTATtcaaatttttccttttcctataTTATATACTCCCACTATCCAGTCTTACCAAGGGTGTCAATCAATTAGGATGGGCCAGTCCTAATTGGGCCTAGTTGGGCTAGACCAAATTTTAGGGTTGCACAAAGAACATctgtttagctaaacgggcttagctaTGGCGGACATGATACTATTTATAATCGGACCTGTTGATCTCGAGCATTAATCAGGCCTTTGCAGGGATTGAACTTGTTTATCGTTAAATGGGCCTTCTCAACCCCAATGCAGTGGTCGAAATACTCAAGTTTATTCCACTAAAACCACAATTTTTCCTCAAGATATCTTGCAAACCCACCATTAATTTACCACCATAATcacataaattttatttttaaatttaatttctaTTGCTAAAGACGCTTGCTCATCGATCAATCTCTCTTTCATCTTGAAAATTGGAGCAAACCCAGTTAGACTTTTCTTTTACTCTTCAATTTTATTGGTGTagaaatgaggatttcaagcaATATTAAAAGGGTTGGGTTAGGTCGGGTTTAAAAGATTATGGTTAAGGTCAGACTTATAAATGTGTGAGGCCGGTCAGATGGCTATTGGGCTAGGtgttgcaccgtgtactacctatttgtAAATGTGTTGGACTCAAGCCCTACATATATATTAATCGAGTTTGTTCAAATCAAACCACATATGCATCGGGTTATCAGGCCTATCAATGCAGGCTTGGTATTAACACCCCAGTCCTACACTCCTACGGTCCTACCCATCCCCATGTGCTTGTTTCCTTTCGCCAGCAGGCCGTTCCAACCCCTCAGCATGAGCGACACCGACGGTGGAGATTCAGCAACTTAGACAACTGCGCTGCGGAAAAGAGGATAGGaaaatcctctttttttttttctgtttttctttctacATCTCAAAATCCTCTCTTTTTAAATTAGCAAGTTCACTTAGTTTTAAAGTGATGAGTAAAGTTTCGACTTCAGTTTCAAGATAGGACTAAAAGTTGTTTATTTGATTCTATGTGACAGCTTTAGTGCTCAACTGTTTTTTCCCTCTGAAGTCTGAacacttctctctcttcttttcttcttcgttcttctTCACCCTACCTGCAAAGTCAAATAGAATTTGAGTCTTATCAGTTCAGAACAAAACTAGGAAATTTACATTCAATAGTTCTTCAATCTTCAGTAATTTCTCACTACTCCCTTGCTTTTAATCGTGGGTTAGACAGGTATGGATATATTCAAACTTCATTAAAAATCCAAGCAGGATTGGATTGATTTAGTGattcttatattttcttttcctactGTTAG is a genomic window of Macadamia integrifolia cultivar HAES 741 chromosome 13, SCU_Mint_v3, whole genome shotgun sequence containing:
- the LOC122059390 gene encoding protein SIEVE ELEMENT OCCLUSION B-like isoform X3, which translates into the protein MISRCACGVDDAHEVTVALLDSLHDYSWAAQIVLLVAAFAISFGEFWQTVEPPLTAEEDHLSRSICLLKRPHCLIQATDSVKSGLESMRTLVERIWELTKWLVEFEKEFATSWYATYKKSNAAIEYPEVLVIGYQVVYSVVTCLFHDIALVRMNKEYTTLATEFQQMRKSSETLAFLQSYIYARRRMYAIGLHAQYMIDTGPSYLNILKFMSGLISQTGELVLSHATKGKETFFTKIKKLQVTLEKLTGKCIALFISDFKVQKEEFPSLIKTYKAASNNPNTCFEVVWVPMVDQSTTWTEDNKRTVSNMGTSMPWYWVSDPSTIKISFLQHVKEEWHFQGKPILVILDMGAGQIKHTNALPMMEFWGPSAYPFSIKDEERLQEGLSRAIDLMFSTNEPNMDKWTLQCV
- the LOC122059390 gene encoding protein SIEVE ELEMENT OCCLUSION B-like isoform X2, translated to MISRCACGVDDAHEVTVALLDSLHDYSWAAQIVLLVAAFAISFGEFWQTVEPPLTAEEDHLSRSICLLKRPHCLIQATDSVKSGLESMRTLVERIWELTKWLVEFEKEFATSWYATYKKSNAAIEYPEVLVIGYQVVYSVVTCLFHDIALVRMNKEYTTLATEFQQMRKSSETLAFLQSYIYARRRMYAIGLHAQYMIDTGPSYLNILKFMSGLISQTGELVLSHATKGKETFFTKIKKLQVTLEKLTGKCIALFISDFKVQKEEFPSLIKTYKAASNNPNTCFEVVWVPMVDQSTTWTEDNKRTVSNMGTSMPWYWVSDPSTIKISFLQHVKEEWHFQGKPILVILDMGAGQIKHTNALPMMEFWGPSAYPFSIKDEERLQEGLSRAIDLMFSTNEPNMDKWFYHFNRQYVTTPFA
- the LOC122059390 gene encoding protein SIEVE ELEMENT OCCLUSION A-like isoform X1, with the protein product MISRCACGVDDAHEVTVALLDSLHDYSWAAQIVLLVAAFAISFGEFWQTVEPPLTAEEDHLSRSICLLKRPHCLIQATDSVKSGLESMRTLVERIWELTKWLVEFEKEFATSWYATYKKSNAAIEYPEVLVIGYQVVYSVVTCLFHDIALVRMNKEYTTLATEFQQMRKSSETLAFLQSYIYARRRMYAIGLHAQYMIDTGPSYLNILKFMSGLISQTGELVLSHATKGKETFFTKIKKLQVTLEKLTGKCIALFISDFKVQKEEFPSLIKTYKAASNNPNTCFEVVWVPMVDQSTTWTEDNKRTVSNMGTSMPWYWVSDPSTIKISFLQHVKEEWHFQGKPILVILDMGAGQIKHTNALPMMEFWGPSAYPFSIKDEERLQEGLSRAIDLMFSTNEPNMDKWVEEGKIICFYGSHNEEWIRKFLHKLENITTQTNLKMEITYVGTNKKEEELSRILAIIKDMNKSRVWPEERILSFWHTWKKIRGPKKIYFSMWKEIINILSYDEYEDGWALIFQDSKQEVVKSSGTKLIECLDSFVTRGSRIEEPKNFLKELNEELRVKYDTEHCCSGMKVPTSDGSVQVHCMECGRFMD